The Reichenbachiella carrageenanivorans region TAGTTTGAGCTAAATGGTATAAGAATACCATTCGTTCTCTAAAAAAACACGCTACATACCTTTATTCCTATATGAATTTATTGCTTGCAAAATTAAAACCCCTACTCCTTACGGTTTTATTCCTTTATTCAACAGGGACTATCGGTTTGGCACAAAGTACTAGCCATCAGGAACATGCAAGAATAAATGCCTTATTAGCCAACGCTAAAACCAATCTGAGTAATCAAAACTTAACCACTTCCCTCAATCAAGCCCAGTCCGCACTTAGGATCGCAGAACAAATAGAGGACGTACAAAAAACTTGGGAAGCCGAAAACCTAATTGGAGAGATTTATTTGACACAGAATGATTTTCAAAAAGCCATTCAGCTCTTTTTGGAATTAAGTATAGAAGCAGAGAAGGTCAGAAACTATAGTGTGTCAGCCAATGGCTATTTGTCTCTCGCAAACATCTATTCACACATGGGAGCGTTTGTCAAAGCCAATGAAACCTATGAAGTCGCTTACAATCAATTCAGTCAAATTGATTATGAATTAGGCATGGTGGAGGTAACAGCCGCTGCCAGTCTCAACCATCTTACTGCAAATGAGGCTAAAAAAGCCTTAACCTCATTCAAAAAACTATTGGCTCTAGCCGAAAAAGATAGTTTAGCCTATTTCAAATTGATCGCACATGATGGGCTACTCGAAGCCTATCACAAGCTGAAGGAAGACAAAAAAGGCATTGCCATAGGCGAAGCGTATCTATCCATCATAGCCAATGAAGGAGGAAGTCCACAAATGGCTGCCAATGCCAACAATAGAATGGCTAGTATGTATTTTGAAATGAAAGATTATCAAAAAGCATTAGCTACTTTGCAAAAGTCGGAATCGATAAGCATACAAAACCGCACAAACAATAAAATACTAGTACAGAGCTACTTACAACTTGCCGAAACATATGAAGCGCTAAACAATCAAGCGCAAGCCAATGCCTACCAAACAAAATACGAACAACTCAGTCAATCACTACCTGAAGAAATCACCTACCACCCAGACGATCTCGAAGACGCTGAAACTCTGGCTAGAGAGCTAGAGAGAAACTCTAAAGCGATCATCACTGAAGCCTTTCTTACCAAAAAAGAAGTAGAGCGAAATAAGCGAAAGGATGTAATGAATGATGAACTGGCTCGGTTGAAATACCTAGAACATGAGGCGCTTGTAGGCAACCGAAACATAGGACATACAGCACTAGAAGCTGAATACATCCACCAAGATCTGATGGTAGCTCAACATGAATTCGAAAGCACCGAGCGGCAATCAGAAATATTGAGCTACAAAGAAAG contains the following coding sequences:
- a CDS encoding ATP-binding protein, encoding MNLLLAKLKPLLLTVLFLYSTGTIGLAQSTSHQEHARINALLANAKTNLSNQNLTTSLNQAQSALRIAEQIEDVQKTWEAENLIGEIYLTQNDFQKAIQLFLELSIEAEKVRNYSVSANGYLSLANIYSHMGAFVKANETYEVAYNQFSQIDYELGMVEVTAAASLNHLTANEAKKALTSFKKLLALAEKDSLAYFKLIAHDGLLEAYHKLKEDKKGIAIGEAYLSIIANEGGSPQMAANANNRMASMYFEMKDYQKALATLQKSESISIQNRTNNKILVQSYLQLAETYEALNNQAQANAYQTKYEQLSQSLPEEITYHPDDLEDAETLARELERNSKAIITEAFLTKKEVERNKRKDVMNDELARLKYLEHEALVGNRNIGHTALEAEYIHQDLMVAQHEFESTERQSEILSYKESLIRHQLELKVAEEEKLILEQEAEIQKRKQQIYLILGGAFLLITIILGVEYIRIRKLNKLLKSQQATIHQRNVELEMSNATIMEKNSKLHKAHNELKRTQANLIQAEKMSALGMLTAGIAHEVNNPISFVSNGLQILEENISEAFDDLTTFEQIIQLNDIDEIKSNYNIFKSENTSISVLKKDTADLLGDVKFGASRITEIVDGLRIFSRKDEKKFKKAHLHEIIDSALLISKSKYKGRVQIIKEYGSDIPSIDCFPGQLNQIFINLIGNAADAIEGEGWIKIMLQSIGSKYVRVIVQDSGSGMTEEVKKKIFEPLYTTKESGKGTGLGLSISMDIIKTHRGHIDVRSKVGVGTAFILTLQVDLMKSEKSSNQS